The Lactuca sativa cultivar Salinas chromosome 2, Lsat_Salinas_v11, whole genome shotgun sequence genome includes a window with the following:
- the LOC111883664 gene encoding uncharacterized protein LOC111883664 isoform X2 codes for MGGPRYMYKHYQDALAICRVHGKPQYFITFTCNVKWPEYRRYTSTVGQGNIQDRSGIIARVFRIKVDALVDFFKEDKTFGEVDAHLYTIEFQKWGLPHCRLLLWVASPFKIYEPADVDIYISAELPDPTTKVALYRTITTCMLHGPCGLLNMDVPCMRDNKCSKRFPKAFTSSTTFDDNGYVHYRRRAGVCHVLQNGIKVDNAYVVLYNKRLCTRIDAHINVEHCGWNIMIKYLFKYVSKGVDRVRFVLQRSKSTVDIASSSKLPFVNETNTFLDGRYICTHEAAWRILNFPIHERNPTVQVLAVHLDGMQTTIFNGNTQLSLVVNNPTFAVTTLTEWM; via the exons ATGGGAGGACCTAGATACATGTATAAGCATTATCAGGATGCGTTGGCGATATGTAGGGTTCATGGTAAACCGCAATACTTCATTACTTTTACCTGTAATGTAAAGTGGCCTGAGTATAGGCGATATACAAGTACTGTTGGTCAAGGTAATATTCAAGATAGATCTGGCATTATTGCTCGAGTTTTCCGAATTAAAGTTGATGCTTTGGTTGACTTCTTCAAGGAAGATAAAACTTTCGGTGAAGTTGATGCGC ATCTTTACACTATAGAATTTCAGAAGTGGGGCCTTCCCCATTGTCGTTTGCTTCTTTGGGTTGCATCGCCGTTTAAAATATATGAACCCGCGGATGTTGACATATATATTTCAGCAGAATTGCCCGATCCTACAACCAAGGTTGCATTATATCGGACAATAACCACCTGCATGTTACATGGTCCTTGTGGTCTGTTAAATATGGATGTTCCATGTATGCGTGATAATAAGTGTAGTAAGCGTTTTCCAAAAGCCTTCACTTCGTCTACAACATTTGATGATAACGGATATGTTCATTATAGGCGACGCGCTGGGGTATGTCATGTACTCCAAAATGGCATAAAAGTTGATAATGCATACGTAGTACTCTACAATAAGCGATTATGCACCCGTATTGATGCACATATAAACGTTGAACATTGTGGCTGGAATATAATGATAAAGTATCTATTCAAGTATGTTTCAAAGGGTGTTGATCGTGTCCGTTTTGTCCTACAGCGATCTAAATCGACTGTTGACATTGCTTCTTCCAGCAAATTGCCTTTTGTCAATGAAACTAACACTTTTTTAGACGGTCGTTACATATGTACACATGAAGCTGCCTGGAGAATTTTAAACTTCCCAATTCATGAACGTAACCCAACTGTGCAAGTTTTAGCTGTTCATTTGGATGGTATGCAGACAACTATTTTTAATGGGAATACACAACTAAGCTTAGTGGTCAACAATCCTACTTTCGCTGTAACAACATTAACAGAATGGATGTAG
- the LOC111883664 gene encoding ATP-dependent DNA helicase RRM3-like isoform X1, whose product MGDDIHHELTLESPTPDLNLHDDIIEQQVLLEIQKLLLASTPSRSLTDFGLPLPSPSLLAVLRNRLLLEETNYNKESLASQHASMVLQPKPDQLRIYEDIVNAEQNQKQLLLFVYGHGGNEKTNLWTTILSYFISIGKIVLAVTTSGIASLLLPSGRTAHSRFIIPTELTDRSCCNNKKKTQLAELLKNTSMIIWDEAPMSDRRCFESLDRSLKDVLENNKCYFGGMSMLLGGDFRQTLSVQPKSTNSQIIALTLPNSYLWPHFTVYKLHDNMRLSNADNTTIPSYSLSEFASYLLDIGNGNIGVPDATDPENTKVIDIPPKFLIDTTKGLQSLIDFVYGCEILANPSPENLSSHYLSDK is encoded by the coding sequence ATGGGGGATGACATTCATCATGAATTAACTTTAGAGTCTCCTACTCCCGACTTAAATTTACACGATGACATTATAGAACAACAAGTACTGTTGGAAATTCAGAAATTGTTACTTGCGTCTACACCATCTAGATCCCTTACAGATTTTGGCTTACCTCTGCCTTCACCGTCACTCCTTGCTGTACTTAGAAATCGACTCCTCCTTGAAGAAACAAACTACAACAAAGAATCACTAGCTTCTCAGCATGCGTCTATGGTTTTACAGCCAAAACCAGATCAACTTAGAATATATGAGGATATTGTAAATGCTGAACAAAACCAAAAACAACTACTATTGTTTGTATATGGACACGGTGGCAACGAAAAAACAAATCTATGGACTACAATACTGTCATACTTCATATCTATAGGAAAAATAGTGCTAGCTGTCACAACCTCGGGTATCGCATCCCTACTACTCCCTTCAGGACGCACTGCACATTCTAGATTCATAATTCCAACAGAACTTACAGATAGATCATGTTgcaataataaaaagaaaacccAACTTGCGGAGCTGTTGAAAAACACTTCAATGATTATATGGGATGAAGCTCCAATGAGTGATCGGCGATGCTTTGAATCTTTGGATCGATCGTTGAAAGATGTACTCGAAAATAACAAATGTTATTTTGGTGGAATGTCAATGCTGTTAGGCGGTGATTTCCGTCAAACACTTTCCGTTCAACCAAAAAGCACAAATTCACAAATTATAGCCCTAACTTTACCTAACTCATATTTATGGCCTCACTTTACCGTTTACAAGTTACACGACAATATGCGTCTATCTAATGCAGATAATACAACTATTCCTTCCTATTCCTTATCTGAATTTGCTTCTTATCTCCTTGATATTGGAAATGGAAATATTGGCGTTCCAGATGCAACCGATCCAGAAAACACAAAAGTTATAGATATACCTCCCAAATTTCTCATTGACACAACGAAAGGACTTCAATCACTTATAGATTTTGTATATGGATGTGAAATATTGGCAAACCCATCACCTGAAAATTTATCGAGCCATTATTTGTCCGACAAATGA